A section of the Cyprinus carpio isolate SPL01 unplaced genomic scaffold, ASM1834038v1 S000006823, whole genome shotgun sequence genome encodes:
- the LOC122145019 gene encoding leucine-rich repeat extensin-like protein 3 has translation TPPPPPPTNQHNTPHPHPTANTPPHPTPPPPPPPPQPPPPPPTPPPPHPPPTHPPPQKPPTTPPPPPHQNPPHPPPPPQTTPKPTPPPPTTTPTPPTPPHPPPPPPPHRKPPPPTHTPPPPPPTHPPHRTNNTTHHPHPPHPPTPPPPPPPPNPPPPPPPKTPPHPTPTTPPTQTPPPPPHPTHPPPTTPPPPHPPPH, from the exons acccccccccccccccccccaacaaaccaacacaacacaccacacccc CACCCCACCGCCaacacacccccccaccccaccccaccaccacccccacccccaccccaaccacccccc cccccacccacccccccccccccccaccccccccccacacacccacccccccaaaaaccccccacaaccccaccaccccccccacaccaaaacccaccccaccccccccccccaccccaaaccaCACCAAAACccaccccaccaccccccaccaccacccccaccccacccacacccccacacccaccacccccacccccaccccaccgcaaaccacccccccccacccacacacccccccccccaccccccacccacccaccccacagaaccaacaacaccacacaccacccacaccccccccacccccccaccccaccaccccccccacccc cccccaacccccccccacccccaccccccaaaacacCCCCACACCctacccccaccaccccccccacccaaacaccacccccacccccccaccccacccacccccccccaacaacacccccacccccccaccccccaccccac